TGTGGTTGAACCGGTTGCCCGGTTTTGGAAGTGCTGCCGTCGCACGCCGCCGGGTTCAAGGTTTTACCAAGCCGCAAGACTGTCTCGctttatgtgtgtgcgttttcgcTATTCGCACCTGACAACTTCATTAGGGCAGGCTCCGTGCAACTGCTTCCCGGTGCCGAGTGTGCCGATTCAGCTGCTAAGTGCAAGCTAACGATGCAAGCCGCCTATCAGCCAATCGCAGACGTTAATGGCATCGCCGTGCGTTTTGAAGCATTGCTCTCGGGGTGCGTAACATTTAGGGGAGCGGGGTCAGTACAGTCGTCGAGTGCATCTCGACTTCCTGTGCGGTTAATCTGCTGTTTGCTGGATTTCACCACAGCCGGCAATCATCGTGTTAAGCAGAAGAGGCACCCCACCAATTGATCTGCTTCCCAAAAACCGGCGTCCAATCCAGGCGCTCGAGTTGCTGTTGAATGCCTAAATGTTGGAAGCTTCTCGAGCGCCGTCGAAAGTGGTTCAAGACCAAGCTGCTTAAGCCCCTCGTTGGGAAAGGGATTGAGGGGGAGAGATTTGTGATTTCGTTTGACAGCGGCATCTCAGTCTGTTATGCTGACTCTTGTTTTCCAGCTACAGGCCGGAACCCTTCCCACCGTCGGTAGAGAACGCATGCGGATTCGATTAGTTGATTTATAAGTCACGGTGTATTCCTACGTAAATGGTGCCCCAGGCGGGGGACTCGGGATGCGCTCCAGACGTCATGATGTTTCGGATCCGCGTGCTCGCTAAATGTGCCATTGTTCATTCGTCATCCCGGCAAAACTGATGGCCGGCAGATGATAAAATCCCATCCCCCGTTCGCACCGTGATGTCGTCCGTTTTGGGAACCCGCGCGGTACGTTCCGGTTGATTATCGGTCTCTGGATGTTTCGATAACGATCGGGATTGGGGTTATGATAACCGTGCCGCTAACCCGCGATCACCACAGGCAAACAACGCCTTCCAACACGTGATCACCTTGCCATATCGCCAAAagcgaagttttttttgtggtgagcTGAGTTTTGTGATCTCCCACCCCCCTCCCGACTCTCGTGCGAGCTGGTTGGGTAATGGGTGTATGCGAGGCACGGTACACTATGGAATGATCGCACGAGAATCGCAAACCTGCCTATTAAAACTTTGTCTACGACCGCGTCCATCAGTGCACTGTAAACAAGCTAACAGTTTCATCGGTACACGATCGGTGTATGATTGCTTTGGGCGTTACTGTTTGAGGGTGTACAGAGGCATTTGATTGCGAGTCTTGAAGAAATTGGCTAGCTAAATCGTCATTTAGATTACTTTGATATAATTCGTGGACTGGATAATCTTGTTCAAGTTATCCACTTTTTTGGCTGCCGACTACTTCAAACATCGAAGACAGATATTCTGAGCACGTTGTTGAAGTTGTCTTGTATGTTGTTGATGTAGATACATTAATACCTCAATGAAACTCCAACTATTTCTAAACATTTTAATAGGGGTGTGGAGTTCCATAGCTAGTAATGACTTCAAGGTAGTCTGTAGAGAACATGTAACTGAGAATTACTTCCAAATGTAAGAAATACGGTCTGGAGGTTCCTCAGATAATACAAAAATCCTCCAAGTATAATTTTCTAGTTAAACCCCCATGACAAGAGAACTTCTTGCATTTGAAGATGTTGGTTAGGTAGATATTCTCTTAGAATACCTTCGTTAGCAGCATTACTGTTATTGGTATAATTCTACAAACTTGGGAAAGTCTTATAGGTCTAATATTGTTCAGACTAACATCTTATTCGATGTCAACTCAACTTCAAACATCCAAGACTGCTATACTGAGCACGTTGTTAGAGATGTCTTGTATGTTGTTGACGTATTCCAATGATATCTCAGATCTCAGGAGTGGAGTTCCACAGATGGTAATGATTTCAAATACAATCTGCAGTAACTTCCAAATGTAATTTTCCTGCAACGTAAAATCAAATTACAAGGAAAGTTCTGGGGAGTTGGAGTGTGTGTTGATGACTATTctgatttttctttctctgtAGAACTCTCTAATAGTACGCGATTTCTCattgagatttttttgttgttttcaccTGCTGCAAGTCATTTGATACTTGAAGAGATGGAAGATCTTCATATATCCAGTCTAGGGGATTGAAGCGATATAACCACTATGCAGTCACTACAAGGTGTTATTGTGATGTAGTCTTTAATGTACTACCCAGATGCACAACTTGATGAGGTTTTCAGTAATATTGTGAATTAAGTAACTATTGGGCAAGAGATACTCAATAGCCGAGATAACTTAACCATCAATTGGAACACTTCGCGATGATTATGAGCTGTTTCGTGTCTTCACGCTACGATCAGCTTGAAGTTTTGGAGCCAACGCTCTTCCTACACCTGTCTTTCACCTCGCTACTTCAAGTGGAATCAGTCAAATGCGGCCATTACATGCATTGGTATCTCTGATGTACATTAACGCTGTTGCGTATGCGCAATTGCGGTGGCTCTCTGTCTCCACGGCTCATAGTAGCATCATTATCAGCTCGTAATCTCAATCCAGTGTgcgcacaccacaccacctCAGACAATGATCCGCTCAgcaatcaaacaaaccaacaaatttGCAAAACCTGGCTGAAACGCTTTTCACGCGGTCACCTCTTTTTATGTACTTTTCTATATGTACCACCCTGCCATTGGGGGTAAAAAAACTCACCCCTTCTTCCCTGCCAAAATGGTGGCGTTCCATTTGGATTACCAGCGGAACAATGGGttgacggttttttttatttacatctGCTTGCCTCGTCACTCAACTCCGCTGATACAAACATTGGTGGTGAAATTGGTCCTGGctacacaaaaataaaatgtgtagCAAAACAGACAATGCCatagaaaaagggaaattgcactgtttgtttattaaactCTTGTTTTTTCTAGGGGCTTTTGGCAACAAAATCCCTTCGTgctgtttgtggtttttcgAGGTGTAAATGTGAAGTACAAACTGCAAAGATAATAAGTATGCAAAATTATCAGCAAAGTGGTAGTTAGCGTACCTTATAGCACCCTTCGCAACCATTTCCCCAACCCCTAaaccgccaagatggcgagaTGGCTAGATTAACTCGGTAATTCCCAAACGATTACGCGTAAAAGCTTCAAATGCCAAAGCCATATAAAGCACATACACACCAATTAATCACGGTTGACAGAATGGAAGTATAAAgcgaatgtattttttttgtaaatgatGAGCTATTCGAAGCAGATATAAGATGCACCCCCCTAGCGCACATTACCGCTTGGTggattgtattgttttgtcgTTCAAATgtaggtttcttttttgttgttacccAAAACCAATTCCGTGCCGCTGGATGCAAATatcgaaatgcaaaaaaaaaaaacagcaaaacaatgccCAGGGAAAGGGCATCTTTGAACACGCGTCGCGTCGAACGATAATGACATTCTttggaggggagggggggggggagggggggtggcATAACAATGCGCTTTAAGCCCGACAGCTTGCTCGACTTCCCGATGGCCTTTCCGCTCGGTTCTCGGACGACCAGCGCCCGGTGGAAAAGGTATGCCAATCAACCGCCCCCAGGTACCACCCACCTGGAGGCAAACATATTTGCACGTtctagcgagcgagctgcgtttgataatgataataattgcccccccccccccttctctCCCCCACTTCACCCACCAACcctcccaccaccaccccatCTGCGGTGTCGAAACGGTCACATCACTTTCACCGTCGCAACGTGAGACACGCCACACGACTAGAACGCGAACCGTGGAATGTAAACCAGGTGGGTGGCCAACCCTCGCCCCCCTTTACACCCCCTTTTTGCGATGCAAATGTCTCCGGGgtggttggttgttttgtgtggaaaaaTTGGGTGTAAAAACAGCACCGTCGTGGCGCCTCGACGCAACGTGCGCGGAGGCTTGTGCGTCACCTTGGAGGTTGCGTTTGATCTACTGCGAGCCAATCTCTCGCTCCACCGGCAAGGCCGCTTTCACCGCTGGTTTTGTGCACAATTCGTGCGTTCTGTCATTACACGGCCACTTACCTTCGCTCTCGCGCCCGATCAGCTTGGCGGTGTAGGCCACCGCCTGTACCATGCTCAGGTCCGCTTCGGTCATCTCCGGCAGGTCGTTCAGCTGGTTCAACTCCATCACCGCTGGCCACACTACCGGGTAGAATACCGAGGACTCCCTTGTGGGGGGTCACCAACCGCAGTGCTACACCCACCCGCCTTTCGATGCTGACGGAGAATTGGAGTTCTTACCCACCCCGATGCCGCTGAAGGTGAGCGAGTTTTGGGACGGagagggagggggtgggggctAGCAACAAAACCCCAAGGTACGATGGCCTCCCCAAAACGGTGGGATTTATCAACGGACTTCAGGTGAACTTTGCCAAGGTTTTTCTTGGGCGGGAAAATCCAAAGCTTGCGCGATGCGTCGTACTGCGGGGGTTTTTTGGTGGCGCTGTGATCCTTCGCACCAAGAATCGTTGCCGTCGTTGTTTTTGGTAGCACGGTAAAACAAACCGTTCGCTCTGATTGCGTTTCGTTAACCTGCGCACGTTTTTGTTATGGGGTATCACGCCGCGAGGGGTGGAATGTCTGTCGCATCTGGGGGATGAGTTCGTTATTTATAGAAATGTCACTGGCCACCAGGAGCGACGTATCTCGGTCGCCGTATTTTGCGTCGTTTCTGCCTTTTGTTGATCCGATCGTTTTCCTTTGCCACAGCGAGTTATGTTCGTTGATGcccgttttattttgttaaaacaTCGCTTGAGGTTTTGTTGATGGCGCGAAGAACTTTAAGCGTTTGATTGCTGTTGGTTGGAGGGGGAATATTTTCCAGCAGGAAAAAGAGCGAAGCTCCTTCTGGGATTCacagacagacacacacaaaaaccgagAGGAGTGTGACGACTGAAGaggaggaaaggaaaaatcacACTCGGAAAAATCACACCTGCTTGAATTTTCCTACTCCCGTTTTAAAATTCGCCACAGCTTTTTCACACCTTTTCACAGCAAAACAGGAAGAGCAACCAAAATTAAACACTTGTCCACAGTCCACTTCATCCAGCCAACAAAGCAGtaagctgttttgttttgtccgtgTTCCGATGTACGTTCGAGGGAGTGTGGTTTTGTGCCACTTCGCGCCGAGTACGATCGCGCGCACCGATCAGCATCCGGTGCAGTCTGTCTGACGACTGAGTTGTTGATCGGTGCGGTGCCGGCTGAAATATGCCCGTGCACGCTGCTGTCCTTCTCCAACGTTGCGAATACCGGCCGCTTACCGCGTTGCGTGTTTCCTCCCGAAAGCGGTGCGTCACAGCGTTTTGTCCTGGCAGCGAGGAGGAGAAATTGAGAGCGAGAGTAGGAAAGGGAAGGGAAAAGGTGTGGAAGGGAGTAAAAGGTACCTTCGGAGTGCCTAAAACATTGCAACCAAACAACGCAACACGGATGTGTGACGGGAATTTGATTATAGAAGTTTATTCAATAAAATACATCATCTTATGGCActaggtttcttttttttttttaacgccTACAGTGATAGGTCACGCATTTGTAATGTTTTGCAGTGTATAATAGTAACCTCCAGTCTAATGTAGTAGCACCCGTTTGTGCGCAATATTAAATGCAATGTGGAAATAAGCAGCGCTAGCTGAAAATACGTTTTGCGCCTGTTGGGCTGCAATCGGCACAGCACGGCATCAGAACGCAAGCACCGTGCGCAAGTGCTGGAGCAGGGATCACGAAAATCCTTTCAGATGACGGTACGCGACAAAGGTGTCGACACCGTACACTAGTCCCAAGATACCTCCCATATACTTCGGAAGGGGGATATGTTAAAGAAATAggaggattttattttttgttttgttttggaatgAGGCGTGAGGTATTATTTTTAGAATGTTGTAAAAATTTGTGTGCCGAAACCGTGGGGAGGTCGGGAAATTGGATGGAGTGGGAATGGAGTTGAGTCACacaattaatgttttttttttcgcccggAAGTGTGGCAATTAGAGgtaaatggaaaatgggaaaaaaaactcacgtATACGGCCGTCATCGCTGGATAGGCACTGTGGATGCCGCCGGTAGTTTTGAACACCAGGAACTTTGGGTACAGAAACACGTTCACGGCAACGCCGAGATAGGAGGACGCACTGAGATACATTGCGCACGCCAACCCGTTGTAGACCACTTCCTGTTGAAGGAGATTGAAGGTGGTTGTAATGCAAGGTGGGCCCGGCACATCCTCGCTCACTCGCTAATACTCACAAAGATGGATTGTCGCACCAAATGGAAGGTGCGGGTTGATATTGTGTAGCACAGCAGCAGTATGGTGGTGGTAAGGAGAAATGCCGAGCAGGTCGTTAGGAAGCCCCAGAACGCTTCCCCAATATCCTTCGCACTGTCCATACCGAACTGGATCAACATCGTTTGGCAGAACCAGCCCAGTACCAGCTCAAAACACTTCAGGATACCGTTCTTCGACACGAAGAATTCGAGATTAACGCACGTACACACCCGGCAGCACCCGAGACGGAAGCCACGGTTTCGCTGTTCCTGCAGCTGGCCACCACCGCGCCCTCCAGCACCGATGTGGGCCGGCATTCGTATCACTGTCGAGGGCATGGCCGTACCAGAGCAGAACCGTCCACGGTGTCGATCGTGCACCAACTGACGCTAGGGGCCAAACGTCTTGTCGGCTGGTCCAAAAAACCCATCGACCAGGACCTCCTGCGACGTATCCCGCAATATCTTCATACCGACCACGCGTTGGGCTTCTTACGGCTGATGCGGCGTAGCAGCGTATAAGCAAAAATAGAACTCAACGGAGTGAATCCGGTCGAGGTGGGGTGAAGAAGCTGGGCGCAGGCGCATACCTCACTCAGATTGTTCGTGCGTGCTCGTCACCCCTACTTGAGCCGCTGCTGAGACACAGATGTGTTGTCTACGATCTGTCTATGGCTAAACATATGTGAGACATCTCCGTCCTTCTTACACACAAACTACACGCCGAGATTTTGACCGTCGTTTCTCTTGGTTTTTcctacaaacaaaaccattcccaAAGGGATACGGAAGGAAGTTGGTTTTATTGCGTCGTCTAGGGGTTTACCGCTTGCGTACGGGGTGCACTGGTGGTGTTTATTTATatcaaagttttttttgttttgttttagccTCTTTCCGGTCGCTACTAAACCCTAACCAGACAAGGGAATATAAGTCAACAAACTCCTTAGCCTAGAGATGTACATAGTGAGCAAGATTGAgttgagtgagttgaaactaGTGTTTAGTGACTATTCGGAAATGAATCATTCAAATGAATCTTTAGTggggagtcattcaaatctcttaaaagattcatgaatcctcagagcaaAATAGTAGTTGGGcctaatttttaaaatttagaaAGAAGGAgaggatgggggggggggtttgagGGAATCACAAATCTTGGATGATTCATTAATCCTAGAGAATTCATGAAACTTTCAAATAGAGATTCAGCCTGATTCATGCAGTTCGACGAGTCATTCAGAcactgaatcagattcacccaacactagttGAAACATAATCATTGAAATCAGGATTCAACtcttaaaagattcataaatcctcagAGCACAATGGTAGATGGTAATTTAGAGGAAGGGGGATGATGGGGTTTGAGGGAATCACAAATCTTGGATGATTCATTAATCCTAGAGAATTCTCGAATCTTTAAAAAAGAGATTCAGCTTCAATCACACAGTTCGACGAGTCATTGGGATTAATGgctctgaatcagattcatccaACACTAGTCTAAACGTGACCGTGATGAGCTGTttgcaaaatattttcatgTATATATCATATTcatattcatatttttattatgtgACACCTTTTTGCATATTATTGTGTAATTCAACTTAATCAAATATAATATCTAATCATATTACATCTCCTTGATCGTCTAGAAAATTTGTCAGTTGTGTCCAAGTAtttaccaaaaaatttgtTCACTTATTCACTTGCAGTCATCGCACCAAAAAGCGTTGCGATTCCCATCCCTAGTACGGTCGGATGTGTCATCGGGATCatcttttgcttttaaaataaCCGAAAGAAAACAGGAAGATGATTTACAAGGTGATACAAAGTGGGAATGCATTTTGTGGAATgaaacagaagcaaaaaaaaggggaacatGTTTTACCGGACAGAAATAGCACGCTTTgtgtttaatattaaaaaccaTCTTTATTTCATCTGCTGCCAGACCTGacatacacatacaaaacTCCTATTgattatatataaaaaaaaacacaaacacaaatattcAGGACTGGAAGAACGAACGAGTACAGTTTGAGTACAAAACAATATAGATATAATAGTATATCTGACGGATTCAAAAGTTCCTAGGTGGTAAGGTAAGAGCAAGACACTGGAAACATACAGTTAAAGGCCGCTGCAATTGGGTATGAGAAAAAGTTCCCTAagtgtttttaaaacataattttgctCATAGTGTGTGCTATAATTCTATGCAAAAATTTAATGATAATGAGGTGAAAATGTCGGCACTAACTGTTTTTCCTATGAAATGTGTAATACTGCTGCTAGCATCAAGAGTATAACAATGTTTCCTGTTACCTGTGTCGCCCGATACTTTTGTGCTTCGAAGGGCGCACTTTTCCCATACCCTAAGTACATTGCGCTGAGCAGCGTGCGATAAATATGAAGTGAATTTAGTTTCCgttgaacacacacacacacactgaggcacgcacacaccgatTCAATTATACACGAACATTGCGAACACCGACGTAAAAGCCTGcaagctgttttgagattagAGCGAgtaattaaacaacaaaacgcctTCTTCGGCGCGAAATGCGACCTTGGTTAGAAACACTGCGATGTAGGAGAGGGGGAGTGGAGGGGATTGTGGATGGATGGGGAAGAGGAAACGCACGCGAAACAAGGAAGTCGATCGCAATCGAACACATGTCAGCGAGGAATTTTGCACCcttctttgatttttttaattcatgttGCGAGCGTGGGATGCGATGGAAATTGCGCGTTGGATGATGGAAGACTGGGCGAGAGATATCCATATCCTTAGATGCCCCGGTAGGAACGTTGAGCGAGCAGTGCGCTGAAGAGGTAGAGTGCGGACACGATCAGTCCAAGGATCTGTAGAATGcgggcaaacaaaaataaaatcatccatAATGAGACACGGTGGTCACCAGGGTTTGCTAGGTGATTGTGCTTACCGCGGCGGCCATATACGCATCTTTGATCGTGTGATAATATCGCCCGTTGGTGACGTCAACCAGCAGCATAATCGAGGCGATGAGGTACAGCAGGAACGCGATCGTGTGATAGACAAGCTCATAGATGGTCTTCGAGATGATGCCGCCGGTGCTGAGCGATACGAGACATGATGCAAGCAGACAGAACGTCCCGATCAGGAAAGCGACCGTCATGAGCAGGAAGAAGAACTCGGCACTTGCTGGCAGACCCGAGGTCGGGTAGCGCCGGATGTAGTACGCAACCAGACCGACATTCACCGCGCCAATGATCTGCGAAGCGTACGAACGGAGTTCAAATTAACGGGTGCTGATCGTGTTGACCACAACGGCGCAAACGGTAAAGCTGTGGTTGGACAACACGCCCGCCGTGCGATAAAACCTCGTCCCGAGCCTTTACTCTCACAGGTAGAGAGAGGGTGCTTGGAAGATAATACGAGATGATACACATACCAATTGGGCAAGCTTTAGCAGGCCGGGCGTTGTACGAAGATAGCCCGTGTTGAGTACTACATGTgatgtgctggtggtggtggtagttgtACGCGTTATAACAACCGAGTGCGACATCTTGCGGCAAACGCTTTATTCCTTTGCAGTTGATGGTTTATGTCTTCGCTAACCTTGTTCGCGCTTGTAGAAGCTGTAAACATTTTCAGCAAAGCAGAACAAAActgatttgttttaatattgtgCTCTGTGTGTTTAGCTCAGTCGAAACAAGTAAAGTataaatgcaattttaaacTAACTTGTATAAATGTCAATTTTTATAACTAATCTTGTTTAAATGCCTGTCTGATTAAAAAATCCCTTTTCGAATACTGAAACTTTTCTGCCGCAATATATCAGCGGTTCGATGGAACAATAAAACTGTGTTGTAGGTGgggaagcaataaataaatctgaCATAATTCCTATATAGGTCTCCCGCGTGTAGAAGACTAGtaacacaacaaacaagcgACTGCACTCAGCAGACAGCTTGTAGCGGTATGAATGGATGCGCGTGTGGGCGATGTGATGCGCgcgtaaaaaaatgtatttgcGTGTAGAACCAAATGGGCAAGCCGTGTCACTCTGGTATCTCGCTTCATGGGGACGCTGGTAGGGAGTCGCAGTAGTAAACGAAATTCAGCAACAATCCATATGCATGTGGCATCGCATTTCCGATTCGTGATGCGTTTCAGCTTGATGTCATGAGGGGTTGTGAGCTATTTAGGTCAAACAAGACAAACACACCCCAAAATCCATCTCCCGAACACAAGAACACCATCACAAGTTGTAGTGATATTTTTGCCTGACAGCTGCGGATGAAACTGTAAACGTCTTGCAGTTGCACTGGAAATTGTGATTCCAGCGTAGAcagaagaatgtttgcaattcgCTACGATAAGATTGGCAGAGATTGCGATAGGGCTGAAGGAACACGTACCGAACACAACTTGGGAGGGAATTTCTGATACATCGATGACGCATGGTATGCTGTCAGATGACCGGAAACAAACCGCCTCGCTGAAGGTTGATCGTATCGAGCTGAAGACCTTACAAAGGTCTCTTCAAAGTGGTAGTCCTTCAAAACTTTCCCGCTAAAGGAGCAAGCGGTGATGATGGTATCTTTGGTACTCTGTATCACGCATGTGGGAACTTGCCCACAAGGGAACGACGGCGTAGTATGGAGGAGTAAACATAGCGTGAACGCACGAACAGATCTCCTTTTTAGGAAAACCGTGTCAAGGATTCGTAGCTACTTCTCAACCCTTCAACAATGGCTGCACGTGTCGCCTCACCGTGGACACAATCTGTTTGCATGCAATACTTTCTTCGACACCGGCAGGCATTTGCACATCAAATCAGCTGAAAGATTCTAAAATGAATCACTTCGAAAAGAAGAACAACGCCCCAGTTGTTGTTGGACCACCAGGGACGCTTTTAAGAGAAAAGGGGGAAGGAGTATAAAAACCCGTCAACCCGTCAACTGATGCATACCCTCGTGCGGATCGCGGCAACAACACGCggagtttaaaaataaaactccaaCACCCAACGCTGACATCATCGAATATGCAAGAGTAGGGCAAAGAACGAACAATGTTCTGTATGTCGCAGCGTGTTGTGGTGGTTGCTTGCGTGTGGAAGAACTTTATTTTCACCTTCATTCGTGGGTCGGGAgatggttggttggtggtcTAGAAATTTTCCCTACGGGAGACCCTACCCTTTTTGGAAGTGGGAGTTTGAAAGAACGATCACTGCCATATTTGTTCTTCTAAAGGTAAATGTTCCAAACTTTTGAAAGACTCAATTAAACTCAATACCCTATAGGTCGATGACGTTGGTGTGCATTCAACAGGTTGTTTCTGGCAAAAAACTCTACATTCTCCACAATAATCGAACAATAATGTACAACCTGATCTACTTGCTCAATGCAACTAGCTGGGCTGGTATTTTTGATTGATACGCTACCGGAGTTGATGGATGGGCAATGTGAACACGTTCTACCAGCGGCACACACTGTACAAAACGACGCGACTGGATCGTACGCActgaagtaataaaaaaacaccggCAGCAGACACGCACTATCGCGAAACAACAGTGTCCAAAACGTTCCACACGGGCGAAGTGTACAAT
This window of the Anopheles moucheti chromosome X, idAnoMoucSN_F20_07, whole genome shotgun sequence genome carries:
- the LOC128307290 gene encoding protein singles bar, whose protein sequence is MPSTVIRMPAHIGAGGRGGGQLQEQRNRGFRLGCCRVCTCVNLEFFVSKNGILKCFELVLGWFCQTMLIQFGMDSAKDIGEAFWGFLTTCSAFLLTTTILLLCYTISTRTFHLVRQSIFEVVYNGLACAMYLSASSYLGVAVNVFLYPKFLVFKTTGGIHSAYPAMTAVYYMGGILGLVYGVDTFVAYRHLKGFS
- the LOC128307075 gene encoding uncharacterized protein LOC128307075, with the translated sequence MSHSVVITRTTTTTTSTSHVVLNTGYLRTTPGLLKLAQLIIGAVNVGLVAYYIRRYPTSGLPASAEFFFLLMTVAFLIGTFCLLASCLVSLSTGGIISKTIYELVYHTIAFLLYLIASIMLLVDVTNGRYYHTIKDAYMAAAILGLIVSALYLFSALLAQRSYRGI